The following is a genomic window from Crossiella equi.
AGCAGCGGATCGGCCGCCCACGGGTCCAGGCTCTCCGCGGCGAAGACGGTGACCGCCGCGTCGCGGTGCGCGGGCTGGCCGAAGAAGCGGTCGCCGACCACCCCGAGCCCGGCGCGGATCTCCACCAGGGTCCGGCCCGGCGGTTCCGGGTCGGGCCGAGGGCCGTCACCCGGACGGCCCTCGAAGGCGTGCACACCCGAGGCGTGCAGCGCCACGACCTCAACCTGGGTCCTCACCGCTCGCCGAGCTGCCACTCCGGGCGCACGTAGTGGCAGGTGTAGCCGTTCGGGTAACGCTCCAGGTAGTCCTGGTGCTCCGGCTCGGCCTGCCAGAAGTCGCCCGCCTGGCTGACCTCGGTCACCACCTTGCCCGGCCAGCGGCCGGAGGCGTCCACGTCCGCGATGACCTGCTCGGCGACGCGCTTCTGCTCCTCGCCGTCGTAGAAGATGGCGGAGCGGTAGCTGGTGCCGATGTCGTTGCCCTGGCGGTTGGGCGTGCTCGGGTCGTGGATCTGGAAGAAGAACTCCAGGATCTGGCGGTAGGACAGCTGCGCGGGGTCGAAGATGATCTCGATGGCCTCGGCGTGCGTGCCGTGGTTGCGGTAGGTCGCGTTGGCCACGTCACCACCGCTGTAGCCGACCCGGGTCGAGAGCACCCCGGGGTGCCTGCGGAACAGGTCCTGCATGCCCCAGAAGCAGCCACCGGCCAGGATCGCCTTCTCACTCATGTTCTCGCTCCACTCTCCATCGGGGCCTCGCCGGGTACAACACTGCCACGGCGCCCGGTCATCCCGGCTGCGACGAGCAGCACTGTTCCGCAGACCGTAAGGACCAGGCACATGAGGAACGCGCTGCGGAACCCGAGCCCCTGGGCGATGCCGAGCAGCGGTCCGGAGACCATGCCACCGGCGGTGAGCGTGTTGGAGTGCAGCGTGGTGGCGAACCCGGGCCGGTCGGGCGCGAGGGCCTGGA
Proteins encoded in this region:
- the msrA gene encoding peptide-methionine (S)-S-oxide reductase MsrA, which translates into the protein MSEKAILAGGCFWGMQDLFRRHPGVLSTRVGYSGGDVANATYRNHGTHAEAIEIIFDPAQLSYRQILEFFFQIHDPSTPNRQGNDIGTSYRSAIFYDGEEQKRVAEQVIADVDASGRWPGKVVTEVSQAGDFWQAEPEHQDYLERYPNGYTCHYVRPEWQLGER